In a genomic window of Thermoanaerobaculales bacterium:
- the infC gene encoding translation initiation factor IF-3, whose product MRINERIRLSPVRLIDDEGNQVGVVSVDEALQRARDKGLDLVEVAANSRPIVCKIMDYGRFRYEQEKKAREAKKQQHQVDLKEVKYRPNINIHDFETKTRRAREFLEEGKHVKVTIMFRMREMRRPENGYELLRRVYESLKDAAKMEREPSKELEGRDLTMVLRPLKK is encoded by the coding sequence GTGCGCATCAATGAACGGATCAGACTCTCCCCCGTTCGCCTCATCGACGACGAAGGCAACCAGGTCGGCGTGGTGTCGGTCGACGAGGCGCTCCAGCGCGCGCGCGACAAGGGCCTCGACCTCGTCGAGGTGGCCGCAAACTCGCGGCCGATCGTGTGCAAGATCATGGACTACGGGCGCTTTCGCTACGAGCAGGAGAAGAAGGCGCGCGAGGCCAAGAAGCAGCAGCACCAGGTCGACCTCAAAGAGGTCAAGTACCGTCCCAACATCAACATCCACGACTTCGAGACCAAGACGCGCCGGGCCCGCGAGTTCCTGGAGGAGGGCAAGCACGTCAAGGTGACCATCATGTTCCGGATGCGCGAGATGCGGCGCCCGGAGAACGGCTACGAGCTGCTCCGCCGGGTTTACGAGAGCCTGAAGGACGCCGCCAAGATGGAGCGTGAGCCGTCGAAGGAGCTGGAGGGCCGGGACCTCACCATGGTGCTGAGGCCGCTCAAGAAGTAG
- the queG gene encoding tRNA epoxyqueuosine(34) reductase QueG yields MDDLTAALKERALAEGFDLVGVAAAAEATGAAHLRRWLASGRHAGMAWMARNVELRSDPRRLLPGCRSVVAVAMSYRTSHQASLDGVRDRDRRVWVSRYAWGRDYHDVLRRRLVRLGRWLETERPGAGWRACVDTAPVLEREWAARAGLGWIGKNTSLLNRRLGSELFLGVLMTTAPLAPDGPVSDHCGRCTACLDACPAGAFPGPRVLDARRCIAYLTVEHRGPVAEELRPAMGSMVAGCDICQEVCPWTRRAPADLHDEFAPAAHRLRPPLAELEALDEEGYRAWRQGSALRRIPFAQFRHSLAIVRANLDRRGAE; encoded by the coding sequence ATGGACGACCTCACCGCCGCCCTCAAGGAGCGCGCCCTCGCCGAGGGCTTCGACCTGGTCGGCGTCGCCGCTGCCGCCGAGGCGACGGGGGCTGCGCACCTGCGGCGCTGGCTGGCCTCCGGCCGCCATGCCGGGATGGCCTGGATGGCTCGCAACGTCGAGCTCCGGTCCGACCCGCGCCGCCTGCTCCCCGGTTGCCGGTCGGTGGTCGCGGTGGCCATGAGCTACCGGACCAGCCACCAAGCGTCGCTGGACGGTGTCCGGGATCGCGATCGCCGGGTCTGGGTCTCGCGCTACGCCTGGGGGCGGGACTACCACGACGTGCTGCGACGACGGCTGGTCCGGCTCGGCCGCTGGCTCGAGACGGAGCGGCCCGGGGCCGGCTGGCGGGCCTGCGTCGACACGGCGCCGGTGCTCGAGCGCGAGTGGGCGGCCCGCGCCGGGCTGGGATGGATCGGCAAGAACACCAGCCTGCTCAACCGCCGGCTGGGCTCAGAGCTGTTCCTCGGGGTGCTGATGACCACCGCGCCGCTGGCGCCCGACGGCCCGGTGAGCGACCACTGCGGCCGCTGCACGGCGTGCCTTGACGCCTGCCCGGCCGGTGCGTTCCCGGGGCCGCGAGTGCTCGATGCGCGGCGCTGCATCGCCTACCTCACGGTCGAGCATCGGGGGCCGGTGGCGGAGGAGCTGCGGCCGGCCATGGGATCGATGGTCGCCGGCTGCGACATCTGCCAGGAGGTCTGTCCGTGGACGCGCCGGGCGCCGGCCGATCTCCACGACGAGTTCGCCCCCGCCGCGCACCGCCTGCGGCCTCCGCTTGCCGAGCTGGAGGCGCTCGACGAGGAGGGCTACCGGGCCTGGCGGCAGGGCAGCGCGCTGCGCCGGATCCCGTTCGCGCAGTTCCGGCACAGCCTGGCCATCGTCCGCGCGAACCTGGACCGGCGGGGTGCGGAGTGA
- a CDS encoding C25 family cysteine peptidase yields the protein MGRKLLVTAVCVLVVGVVGAAEPRWIAFSDDMNEAGVEILSSSANGIEFMVELPGIALSSAATDGGQFVRVEVPGLGRIGAVGEPELPALRRFVEIPDGAQVEIDVNVIESRVIDLAAEGMAVPVEPVQMPRPKCDCEEARNWRFSYSPEAYRGTIAHPTALTGPFTFRDHRMMLLALAPVRYDVDRGRLEVTTRAQVSLRFTGGDLAATVDRKERLASRHYDAFLGKATVNLNMNLEGANWAYPDDAPVEFLIITPPQFVTALEPFVEWKTSCGYHVTVTTTDVAGTTTSAIKSYLTGLYNGATPPVYILMIGDSPSPLPTYTNSGGGYGGTDLPYVQMDADLYADMMIARWPIDDTTELANVRDKILWYEQPTAGNSAWLNRALFLGGDDYMGWYPTHEDVIAQLMAPPPNSAECALWYGDTQNPTTQQLINDLNTGRGWAVYSAHSGPDGWSGDPPLSSGDMPNFGNTDMYPVSHGHSCSSNEWNNYGDVFGEAAVIQPSKGFVAYWGASNSSYWDGDDWLERGFFDAMFDTDMTGNMIPLDRQYSNLAACYAGLTEVTLQGGDEQYYWYLYNLNGDPTLDPFTRQPIALDVGAPPVVPPTAIADFEVTVSDGAIGPVPLALVGVSQDGVLLGAGMTDATGTAIFPIEAPTAGSDMTVRVTAHNHLPTDATVIVAAGSDGVVTLDRSIYRCDSTVGIDVFDEDLAGHGTQSVTLSAQPSGGSTTVILSEVGGPVVRFSGSAVLGSALSVADGDTLTVTYYDQNTGGGSGQNKTDTAILDCAGPLISDVELEATEASVTVRFTTDEPGTTVVHYGTTRPPQLAVSDPALRTQHEIVIEGVDPCTYYFVGVESADALGNVGVDTNGGSYYGIETMGWQVFLSEPFDADPGWTIDNGGNSHGWAFGQPTGGGGQYGEPDPTSGHTGTNVYGVNLVGDYDPNLTADQLKLTTPSLDLSEATSVMLRYWRWLGVESPSYDHARVQVSVDGGAFVTVWENTDTIDGGSWVEEVVDVTAQAAGHADVRIRWTMGPTDSSWQFAGWNLDDVVIEGAFPCDGSPMPFVDGFESGDCSAWSLMVP from the coding sequence ATGGGACGCAAACTTCTCGTGACGGCTGTGTGTGTGCTCGTCGTTGGCGTGGTCGGCGCGGCGGAGCCACGCTGGATCGCATTCTCCGACGACATGAATGAGGCCGGGGTCGAGATCCTGAGCTCGAGCGCGAACGGGATCGAGTTCATGGTCGAGCTGCCCGGCATCGCGCTTTCCAGCGCGGCGACCGACGGCGGCCAGTTCGTCCGGGTCGAGGTGCCGGGCCTCGGCCGGATCGGGGCGGTGGGCGAGCCGGAGCTGCCGGCGCTGCGCCGGTTCGTCGAGATCCCGGACGGCGCCCAGGTCGAGATCGACGTGAACGTCATCGAGAGCCGCGTCATCGACCTCGCGGCCGAGGGCATGGCGGTGCCGGTCGAGCCGGTGCAGATGCCGCGGCCCAAGTGCGACTGCGAGGAGGCTCGCAACTGGCGCTTCTCCTACAGCCCGGAGGCCTACCGCGGGACGATCGCGCATCCGACCGCGCTCACCGGCCCATTCACCTTCCGCGACCACCGCATGATGCTGCTCGCACTCGCGCCCGTGAGATACGACGTTGACCGGGGCAGGCTCGAGGTGACCACCCGGGCCCAGGTCTCCCTCCGCTTCACCGGCGGCGACCTCGCGGCCACCGTCGACCGCAAGGAGCGGCTGGCGAGCCGCCACTACGACGCCTTCCTCGGCAAGGCAACCGTGAACCTCAACATGAACCTGGAGGGGGCGAACTGGGCGTACCCGGACGACGCGCCGGTCGAGTTCCTGATCATCACGCCGCCCCAGTTCGTGACCGCGCTCGAGCCCTTCGTCGAGTGGAAGACGAGCTGCGGCTACCACGTCACGGTGACCACCACCGACGTGGCCGGCACCACGACCAGCGCCATCAAGAGCTACCTGACCGGGCTCTACAACGGCGCGACGCCGCCGGTCTACATCCTGATGATCGGCGACTCGCCGTCGCCGCTCCCGACCTACACCAACTCGGGAGGAGGCTACGGCGGCACCGACCTGCCGTACGTCCAGATGGACGCCGACCTCTACGCGGACATGATGATCGCGCGCTGGCCGATCGACGACACCACCGAGCTCGCGAACGTGCGCGACAAGATCCTGTGGTACGAGCAGCCGACCGCCGGCAACTCGGCCTGGCTCAACCGGGCGCTGTTCCTGGGCGGTGACGACTACATGGGGTGGTACCCGACCCACGAGGACGTGATCGCCCAGCTGATGGCGCCGCCGCCCAACAGCGCCGAGTGCGCGCTGTGGTACGGCGACACCCAGAACCCGACCACCCAGCAGCTGATCAACGACCTCAACACCGGGCGCGGATGGGCGGTGTACTCGGCGCACTCCGGGCCGGATGGATGGTCGGGCGACCCGCCGCTGTCGAGCGGCGACATGCCCAACTTCGGCAACACCGACATGTACCCGGTCTCGCACGGCCACTCCTGCTCGTCGAATGAGTGGAACAACTACGGCGACGTCTTCGGCGAGGCGGCGGTGATCCAGCCGTCGAAGGGCTTCGTGGCGTACTGGGGCGCCTCGAACTCGAGCTACTGGGACGGCGACGACTGGCTGGAGCGCGGGTTCTTCGACGCCATGTTCGACACTGACATGACCGGCAACATGATCCCGCTCGACCGCCAGTACTCGAACCTCGCCGCCTGCTACGCCGGCCTGACCGAGGTCACGCTGCAGGGCGGCGACGAGCAGTACTACTGGTACCTCTACAACCTCAACGGTGACCCGACCCTTGATCCCTTCACCCGGCAGCCGATCGCGCTCGACGTTGGCGCGCCGCCGGTGGTGCCGCCCACCGCCATCGCCGACTTCGAGGTCACGGTGTCCGACGGTGCAATCGGTCCGGTGCCGCTGGCGCTCGTGGGCGTCAGCCAGGACGGGGTCCTGCTCGGCGCCGGGATGACCGACGCCACCGGCACCGCGATCTTCCCGATCGAGGCGCCGACGGCGGGCTCGGACATGACGGTGAGGGTCACCGCCCACAACCACCTGCCGACCGACGCCACCGTGATCGTGGCCGCGGGATCGGACGGGGTGGTGACGCTCGACCGGTCAATCTACCGCTGCGACTCGACGGTCGGGATCGACGTCTTCGACGAGGACCTCGCGGGCCACGGCACCCAGTCGGTGACCCTCTCGGCACAGCCCTCCGGGGGCAGCACGACCGTGATCCTGTCGGAGGTCGGCGGGCCGGTCGTCCGCTTCTCGGGCTCCGCCGTCCTCGGCAGCGCCCTCAGCGTCGCCGACGGCGACACCCTGACCGTCACCTACTACGACCAGAACACCGGCGGCGGCTCGGGCCAGAACAAGACCGACACGGCCATCCTGGACTGCGCGGGGCCGCTGATCAGCGATGTGGAGCTGGAGGCGACCGAGGCCTCGGTGACGGTGCGGTTCACCACCGACGAGCCGGGGACCACGGTGGTCCACTACGGGACCACGCGGCCGCCCCAGCTGGCGGTGTCGGACCCGGCGCTGCGCACCCAGCACGAGATCGTGATCGAGGGCGTCGACCCGTGCACCTACTACTTCGTCGGCGTGGAGTCGGCGGACGCGCTCGGCAACGTCGGCGTGGACACCAACGGCGGCTCTTACTACGGCATCGAGACCATGGGCTGGCAGGTGTTCCTGTCCGAGCCCTTCGACGCGGATCCGGGCTGGACGATCGACAACGGCGGCAACAGCCACGGCTGGGCGTTCGGCCAGCCGACCGGCGGCGGCGGCCAGTACGGGGAGCCGGACCCGACCTCGGGCCACACCGGGACCAACGTCTACGGCGTCAACTTGGTCGGTGACTACGACCCCAACCTGACGGCCGACCAGCTCAAGCTGACGACGCCGTCGCTCGACCTCAGCGAGGCGACCTCGGTGATGCTCCGCTACTGGCGGTGGCTGGGCGTGGAGAGCCCGAGCTACGACCACGCGCGCGTGCAGGTGTCGGTGGACGGCGGGGCGTTCGTGACGGTGTGGGAGAACACCGACACGATCGACGGCGGCTCGTGGGTGGAGGAGGTGGTGGACGTCACCGCGCAGGCGGCGGGGCACGCCGACGTGCGGATTCGGTGGACGATGGGGCCGACCGACTCGTCGTGGCAGTTCGCGGGCTGGAACCTGGACGACGTGGTGATCGAAGGGGCGTTCCCGTGCGACGGGTCGCCGATGCCCTTCGTGGACGGGTTCGAGTCCGGGGACTGCTCGGCCTGGAGCCTGATGGTGCCTTGA
- a CDS encoding tetratricopeptide repeat protein, translating to MNRARTAVLLVALALWPAADAFAQDEPQPAPHPGLAAFLQARVLESRGLYREAVSAYERAIASDPEVVEIRVRFAALLVDLGMADRAVEVIGEGRSLDWFGTRVLGLALAQSSARDSALLPRAEATLRSALAEREDDPNLQMAMAQVLHRQGRTAEAEEVVARLRRTRGGSPQLAAFHAGLLRQLGRPQDAADVYAECASTEFAGGVDCRANLVQLLIDLGRPGEAGEAMLRWLTDRDLDELLRAASLLYEGGRPAEALQTVQRVLRAAPDSPRARDLEAFLLTHLGRWDEATPRLRELQRKDRNNLDVLLALAWSTANTGELDEARQWIERAWEVVQDDAASQPAIRVALAAARVELVAGKSSQAREWLDRIAEPGESGSELAFLVAETYRSDQDWEEGVAALLRLQPELDGRAQLEARSLEAEFRLRLGDERGMSMLRPLLDSEDQRHVLNGLSVLQRVERWDEVALEAKRAADRLPWDRDLVFTRAGALERLGRFDEAEPLFLGLLEKDPGDAAAANYLGYSWADRGIRLNEALELITRAIAADPENAAYLDSLGWVHYRLGDVAQAEHWLRRAIAVGGDDGTVLSHLGEVLLRKGEVDEPRQLLRQALAVGCEHPEHVRELVDSLGDDR from the coding sequence ATGAACCGAGCCCGAACGGCAGTCCTGCTTGTGGCGCTGGCGCTGTGGCCGGCGGCGGATGCATTCGCCCAGGACGAGCCGCAGCCGGCCCCGCATCCGGGGCTCGCCGCCTTCCTCCAGGCCAGGGTCCTGGAGTCGCGAGGTCTCTACCGGGAGGCGGTGAGCGCCTACGAGCGCGCGATCGCGAGCGATCCGGAGGTCGTCGAGATCCGGGTCCGCTTCGCCGCCCTGCTGGTCGACCTCGGGATGGCCGACCGCGCGGTCGAGGTGATCGGGGAGGGCCGGAGCCTGGACTGGTTCGGGACCAGGGTCCTCGGCCTGGCGCTCGCCCAGAGCTCGGCGCGCGATTCGGCGCTCCTGCCGCGAGCCGAGGCGACGCTGCGCAGCGCGCTCGCCGAGCGCGAGGACGACCCGAACCTGCAGATGGCGATGGCCCAGGTGCTCCACCGCCAGGGTCGCACCGCCGAGGCCGAGGAGGTGGTCGCCAGGCTGCGCAGGACGAGGGGCGGGAGCCCGCAGCTCGCCGCCTTTCACGCCGGCCTCCTCCGCCAGCTCGGCCGGCCGCAGGACGCGGCCGACGTCTACGCCGAGTGCGCCTCCACCGAGTTCGCCGGCGGTGTCGACTGCCGCGCCAACCTGGTCCAGCTGCTGATCGACCTCGGCCGTCCCGGTGAGGCGGGCGAGGCCATGCTGCGTTGGCTCACCGACCGCGATCTCGACGAGCTGCTGCGGGCGGCCTCGCTGCTCTACGAGGGAGGAAGGCCTGCCGAGGCGCTGCAAACGGTGCAGCGGGTGCTGCGCGCCGCCCCGGACTCACCGCGCGCGCGGGACCTCGAGGCATTCCTGCTGACCCACCTCGGGCGCTGGGACGAGGCGACGCCGCGCCTGCGCGAGCTGCAGCGAAAGGACCGCAACAACCTGGACGTCCTGCTCGCGCTGGCGTGGTCCACCGCCAACACCGGCGAGCTGGATGAGGCGCGCCAGTGGATCGAGCGCGCGTGGGAGGTCGTCCAGGACGACGCCGCCTCGCAGCCTGCGATCCGCGTCGCGCTCGCCGCCGCCCGAGTCGAGCTGGTCGCCGGGAAGTCGAGCCAGGCCCGCGAGTGGCTGGATCGGATCGCCGAGCCCGGCGAGTCGGGCAGCGAGCTCGCGTTCCTGGTGGCCGAGACCTACCGGAGCGACCAGGACTGGGAGGAGGGCGTCGCGGCTCTGCTTCGCCTGCAGCCGGAGCTCGACGGCCGGGCCCAGCTGGAGGCGCGCTCCTTGGAGGCGGAGTTTCGGCTTCGCCTGGGCGATGAGCGCGGCATGTCGATGCTGCGGCCGCTGCTCGACTCCGAGGACCAGCGGCACGTGCTGAACGGGCTCAGCGTGCTGCAGCGCGTCGAGCGTTGGGACGAGGTGGCGCTCGAGGCGAAGCGGGCGGCCGACCGGCTGCCGTGGGACCGCGACCTCGTCTTCACCCGCGCCGGCGCCCTCGAGCGGCTCGGCCGGTTCGACGAGGCGGAGCCGCTGTTCCTCGGGCTGCTGGAGAAGGACCCCGGGGATGCGGCCGCCGCCAACTACCTGGGCTACTCGTGGGCCGACCGCGGCATTCGCCTGAACGAGGCGCTCGAGCTGATCACGAGGGCGATCGCCGCGGACCCAGAAAACGCCGCCTACCTGGACTCCCTGGGCTGGGTGCACTACCGCCTTGGGGACGTCGCACAGGCCGAGCACTGGCTGCGCCGCGCGATCGCGGTCGGGGGGGACGACGGCACGGTCCTGTCGCACCTCGGCGAGGTCCTGCTGCGCAAGGGGGAGGTCGATGAGCCCCGCCAGCTTC
- a CDS encoding DEAD/DEAH box helicase, whose amino-acid sequence MSPADAAQGTLFSDVVFDDLDLPQPLRRAVSELGFIQLTQVQAEVLPLSLAGRDVVAQAQTGSGKTAAYLLTIFSHLLAHPRQSPPEVPRALIVAPTRELAVQISGDAVQLGRHCDLKVHVVFGGIDYRKQRDVLAAGADVLIGTPGRLIDYHRQGAYSLRATEVVVIDECDRLFDMGFSEDLRWILRRLPAPQERQSLMFTATLSTRVMALGWRQMNNPTEIVIHPEQLTPETIQQELYHVASREKMSLLLGLLEREGGTRIMIFVNTRHGARRLVEDLRRHGHTARALTGNVMQTKRLRVLDDFRDGELPILVATDVASRGLHIEGVSHVINYDLPQDPEDYVHRIGRTARVGASGKAISLACEDYVYSLDAIHKYVGYSIPVAFADDTLYRELRPPGDRSPARPRAPRRPAKRPGGDDATAPVSKTPERSARRRRRRRKGSPGAAANDPARRGGPGG is encoded by the coding sequence ATGTCGCCGGCCGACGCAGCCCAGGGCACGCTCTTCTCCGATGTCGTCTTCGACGACCTCGACCTGCCGCAGCCGCTGCGGCGCGCTGTCAGCGAGCTCGGCTTCATCCAACTCACCCAGGTCCAGGCCGAGGTGCTGCCGCTGTCGCTGGCCGGCCGCGACGTCGTCGCCCAGGCCCAGACCGGCTCCGGCAAGACCGCCGCCTACCTGCTGACGATCTTCTCGCACCTCCTCGCCCATCCGCGGCAGAGCCCGCCCGAGGTGCCGCGAGCCCTGATCGTGGCGCCGACCCGCGAGCTCGCCGTGCAGATCTCCGGCGACGCGGTCCAGCTCGGTCGCCACTGCGACCTCAAGGTCCACGTCGTGTTCGGTGGGATCGACTACCGCAAGCAGCGCGACGTGCTGGCGGCCGGGGCCGATGTCCTGATCGGCACGCCCGGGCGGCTGATCGACTACCACCGGCAGGGCGCTTACTCCCTGCGCGCCACCGAGGTGGTCGTGATCGACGAGTGCGACCGCCTCTTCGACATGGGGTTCTCGGAGGACCTGCGCTGGATCCTCCGCCGGCTGCCGGCTCCCCAGGAGCGCCAGTCGCTGATGTTCACGGCGACGCTGTCGACGCGAGTGATGGCCCTCGGGTGGCGGCAGATGAACAACCCCACCGAGATCGTCATCCACCCCGAGCAGCTGACGCCGGAGACCATCCAGCAGGAGCTCTACCACGTCGCCTCCCGGGAGAAGATGTCGCTGCTGCTCGGGCTGCTGGAGCGGGAAGGCGGCACCCGCATCATGATCTTCGTCAACACCCGGCACGGCGCCCGCCGCCTGGTCGAGGACCTGCGCCGCCACGGACACACCGCCCGCGCGCTCACCGGCAACGTCATGCAGACCAAGCGGCTGCGCGTGCTCGACGACTTCCGCGATGGCGAGCTGCCGATCCTGGTCGCGACCGACGTCGCGAGCAGGGGGCTGCACATCGAAGGCGTCAGCCACGTCATCAACTACGACCTGCCGCAGGACCCCGAGGACTACGTCCACCGGATCGGTCGCACCGCCAGGGTCGGCGCGTCGGGCAAGGCGATCAGCCTGGCGTGCGAGGACTACGTGTACTCGCTCGACGCCATCCACAAGTACGTCGGCTACTCAATCCCGGTCGCCTTCGCGGACGACACCCTGTACCGCGAGCTGCGGCCCCCTGGAGATCGGTCGCCGGCTCGCCCGCGCGCGCCGCGGCGGCCCGCCAAACGGCCGGGCGGCGACGACGCCACGGCGCCGGTGTCCAAGACCCCGGAGCGATCGGCGCGCCGGCGGCGGCGCCGACGCAAGGGGTCCCCGGGCGCTGCGGCAAATGACCCCGCTCGACGCGGCGGGCCTGGCGGTTGA